The Cucumis melo cultivar AY chromosome 5, USDA_Cmelo_AY_1.0, whole genome shotgun sequence genome has a segment encoding these proteins:
- the LOC103491358 gene encoding probable tyrosine-protein phosphatase DSP4 isoform X1, with amino-acid sequence MTIDHIHSQPSDQTRSSTSNDDDSDHLHPTLPSPVVANGTDYNNAGDDLFVPPLNFAVVDTGIFRSGFPDSSNFSFLQTLGLRSIICLCPEPYPEASMDFLNSNGIRLFQFGIEGSKAGSDKVDAYVNLILECMRNLDMSADQMYYLEPFVNIPDYTIREVLKVILDVRNRPVLIHCKRGKHRTGCVVGCFRKVQKWCLSSVFDEYQRFAAAKARVSDQRFIELFDISGLKLLPSSFSCSER; translated from the exons ATGACAATCGACCATATTCACTCCCAACCCTCCGATCAAACACGCAGTTCCACCAGTAACGATGATGATTCCGACCATCTCCATCCTACTCTTCCCTCTCCAGTTGTTGCCAATGGCACGGACTACAATAATGCCGGAGATGACCTCTTCGTTCCTCCCTTGAACTTTGCTGTCGTTGACACCGGCATTTTTCGCTCTGGTTTCCCCGACTCTTCCAACTTCTCTTTCTTGCAGACATTAGGCCTTCGGTCTATTAT ATGTCTTTGTCCCGAGCCATATCCTGAGGCTAGCATGGATTTCCTCAACTCCAATGGGATCCGATTGTTTCAATTTGGGATTGAAGGTTCTAAG GCTGGTTCAGACAAGGTTGATGCATATGTAAACTTGATTCTCGAGTGTATGAGGAATTTGGATATGAGCGCTGATCAAATGTACTATTTG GAGCCTTTTGTGAACATTCCAGACTACACGATTCGTGAAGTACTTAAAGTCATTCTTG ATGTGAGGAATCGACCAGTTTTAATCCATTGCAAGCGAGGGAAG CACCGAACTGGATGTGTTGTGGGATGCTTTAGAAAGGTGCAGAAATGGTGCCTATCGTCAGTGTTTGATGAGTATCAGCGGTTTGCCGCTGCCAAGGCAAGAGTTTCAGATCAGAGATTCATCGAACTATTCGACATTTCTGGGTTGAAGCTTTTGCCATCATCATTTTCATGTTCCGAAAGGTAA
- the LOC103491358 gene encoding probable tyrosine-protein phosphatase DSP4 isoform X2: MTIDHIHSQPSDQTRSSTSNDDDSDHLHPTLPSPVVANGTDYNNAGDDLFVPPLNFAVVDTGIFRSGFPDSSNFSFLQTLGLRSIICLCPEPYPEASMDFLNSNGIRLFQFGIEGSKEPFVNIPDYTIREVLKVILDVRNRPVLIHCKRGKHRTGCVVGCFRKVQKWCLSSVFDEYQRFAAAKARVSDQRFIELFDISGLKLLPSSFSCSER; encoded by the exons ATGACAATCGACCATATTCACTCCCAACCCTCCGATCAAACACGCAGTTCCACCAGTAACGATGATGATTCCGACCATCTCCATCCTACTCTTCCCTCTCCAGTTGTTGCCAATGGCACGGACTACAATAATGCCGGAGATGACCTCTTCGTTCCTCCCTTGAACTTTGCTGTCGTTGACACCGGCATTTTTCGCTCTGGTTTCCCCGACTCTTCCAACTTCTCTTTCTTGCAGACATTAGGCCTTCGGTCTATTAT ATGTCTTTGTCCCGAGCCATATCCTGAGGCTAGCATGGATTTCCTCAACTCCAATGGGATCCGATTGTTTCAATTTGGGATTGAAGGTTCTAAG GAGCCTTTTGTGAACATTCCAGACTACACGATTCGTGAAGTACTTAAAGTCATTCTTG ATGTGAGGAATCGACCAGTTTTAATCCATTGCAAGCGAGGGAAG CACCGAACTGGATGTGTTGTGGGATGCTTTAGAAAGGTGCAGAAATGGTGCCTATCGTCAGTGTTTGATGAGTATCAGCGGTTTGCCGCTGCCAAGGCAAGAGTTTCAGATCAGAGATTCATCGAACTATTCGACATTTCTGGGTTGAAGCTTTTGCCATCATCATTTTCATGTTCCGAAAGGTAA
- the LOC103491357 gene encoding 1-aminocyclopropane-1-carboxylate oxidase 1 gives MAVFPIINLENINDDGRAKILEQIEDACQNWGFFELVNHGIPHEFLDMVEKMTRDHYKKCMEERFKETVLSKGLEAAQAEVNDMDWESTFFLRHLPESNISQMSDLDEEYKKIMKEFAKKLENLAEELLDLLCENLGLEKGYLKKAFYGSKGPTFGTKVSNYPPCPKPDLIKGLRAHTDAGGIILLFQDDKVSGLQLLKDGNWIDVPPMRHAIVVNLGDQLEVITNGRYKSVMHRVLTQTSGTGRMSIASFYNPGSDAVIYPAPALVEKDQDEEKKEVYPKFVFEDYMKLYLGVKFQAKEPRFEAMKANANLGPMATA, from the exons ATGGCTGTCTTTCCTATCATCAACTTGGAAAACATCAATGATGATGGTAGAGCTAAGATATTGGAGCAAATTGAAGATGCCTGCCAAAATTGGGGTTTCTTTGAG TTGGTGAACCATGGGATCCCACATGAGTTTTTAGACATGGTGGAGAAGATGACAAGAGATCATTACAAGAAATGTATGGAAGAGAGGTTTAAGGAGACTGTGCTTAGCAAAGGCTTAGAGGCTGCACAAGCTGAAGTTAATGATATGGATTGGGAAAGCACCTTTTTCTTACGCCATCTTCCTGAATCAAACATCTCCCAGATGTCTGATCTCGACGAGGAGTATAA GAAAATTATGAAGGAATTTGCGAAGAAATTGGAGAATCTTGCTGAGGAGTTGTTGGACCTGCTATGTGAGAATCTTGGGTTGGAGAAGGGTTATCTCAAAAAGGCTTTCTATGGTTCAAAAGGTCCTACATTTGGAACAAAGGTGAGCAATTATCCGCCGTGTCCCAAGCCGGACCTCATCAAGGGTCTTCGAGCCCACACCGACGCCGGTGGCATCATCCTCCTCTTCCAAGATGACAAGGTAAGTGGCCTGCAACTCCTGAAAGATGGCAACTGGATCGACGTGCCCCCAATGCGCCACGCCATTGTCGTCAACCTCGGGGACCAACTTGAG GTGATCACAAATGGAAGATACAAAAGTGTGATGCATAGAGTGTTAACTCAAACGAGTGGAACTGGGCGAATGTCGATAGCTTCATTCTACAATCCGGGGAGCGACGCGGTGATCTACCCGGCGCCGGCGCTAGTGGAGAAAGATCAGGATGAGGAGAAGAAGGAAGTGTACCCCAAGTTTGTGTTTGAAGATTACATGAAGCTGTATCTAGGAGTGAAGTTTCAGGCGAAGGAGCCAAGATTTGAAGCCATGAAAGCCAATGCTAATTTGGGTCCAATGGCAACAGCATAA
- the LOC127149384 gene encoding uncharacterized protein LOC127149384: MERANRGRRWANLKQRLGLKGMGCCRGSWSPTSSTLTMIEGFSLSLHGSSRSQREDGGRSSAASGMNLAMALAAERNLRSDEGGPTGASDVKSLMRLFEEMDGGDWKTKRKEGENNGDWMCCVCMERSKGAAFIPCGHTFCRVCSRELWLNRGTCPICSRSIIEILDIF; encoded by the coding sequence ATGGAGCGGGCTAATCGAGGGCGGAGATGGGCCAATTTAAAGCAACGGCTAGGATTGAAGGGGATGGGGTGCTGTAGAGGTTCATGGAGTCCAACATCGTCAACTTTGACAATGATTGAAGGGTTTAGCTTAAGCCTCCATGGAAGCAGCCGCAGTCAAAGAGAAGATGGGGGTCGGAGCTCAGCAGCTTCCGGTATGAACTTGGCGATGGCTCTGGCGGCGGAGAGAAATTTGAGGAGTGACGAAGGAGGCCCCACGGGCGCTAGTGATGTGAAATCACTGATGAGATTGTTTGAAGAAATGGACGGTGGGGATTGGAAAACAAAACGAAAGGAAGGTGAGAATAACGGTGATTGGATGTGCTGCGTGTGCATGGAAAGGAGTAAAGGCGCGGCTTTTATTCCCTGTGGACACACCTTCTGTAGGGTATGTTCTAGGGAATTATGGCTTAACAGAGGCACGTGTCCCATCTGCAGCCGTTCGATCATTGagattcttgacattttttaa